In one window of Spartinivicinus marinus DNA:
- a CDS encoding type II toxin-antitoxin system HipA family toxin, with product MIIVSSKHQSHLIWVYIWQLIHPPSSSGAIAWLALKRFDYSPENGRYHLHSLCGLVDADFRMPSMDYEDLIKVSAVLCKSPAAGKAQFRRAVFNLFALNQDDHSKNWAFLQDDLGQWQPSPFYDVTFSPTPHGEHSTAFGGFGKTPPLKVIQQLARQANFPSWKQAQEVVTEVVDALSKWNDVASQLSICIETKRLISKQHL from the coding sequence TTGATAATAGTCTCCAGCAAGCACCAAAGTCACCTCATATGGGTTTACATATGGCAATTAATCCACCCACCGAGCAGTTCTGGTGCAATAGCTTGGTTAGCGTTGAAGCGCTTTGACTACTCACCAGAAAACGGGCGCTATCACCTTCATAGCCTATGTGGATTAGTAGATGCGGATTTTAGGATGCCGTCCATGGATTATGAAGACCTAATTAAAGTTAGTGCAGTGCTATGTAAAAGCCCTGCTGCTGGAAAAGCCCAGTTTCGCCGAGCAGTATTTAACCTATTTGCGTTAAATCAAGATGACCACAGTAAAAACTGGGCATTTTTGCAGGATGACCTTGGTCAATGGCAGCCTTCCCCTTTTTATGATGTAACCTTTAGCCCCACGCCTCATGGTGAGCACAGTACTGCCTTTGGTGGTTTTGGTAAGACCCCTCCATTAAAGGTTATTCAACAATTAGCACGGCAAGCTAATTTCCCAAGCTGGAAGCAGGCTCAAGAAGTGGTTACCGAGGTGGTTGACGCTTTATCCAAATGGAACGATGTAGCTAGCCAGCTGAGCATTTGTATAGAAACCAAACGCTTAATTAGCAAACAGCACCTTTAA
- a CDS encoding helix-turn-helix domain-containing protein: MKRLSLLSPADIQQQLAEAIRQKRKAMKLSREALAEKSTVPAPTIKKFETTGQVSLRQFILLWQCVDDLERLAELYRVQPTKPQSIDEVLGK, from the coding sequence ATGAAACGCTTATCTTTGCTGTCTCCTGCCGATATTCAGCAACAGCTAGCAGAGGCCATTCGTCAAAAGCGCAAAGCCATGAAGCTTTCACGTGAAGCACTGGCGGAAAAAAGTACTGTTCCCGCCCCCACGATTAAGAAGTTTGAAACTACAGGGCAAGTCTCGCTGCGACAGTTTATTTTATTATGGCAGTGTGTTGATGATTTGGAGCGACTAGCTGAACTTTATAGAGTACAACCAACAAAGCCCCAAAGTATCGATGAGGTACTTGGTAAATGA
- a CDS encoding M48 family metallopeptidase codes for MSTFIEHNKTTTTLTNRMLAFYYGDECITFERTNRVNSIQRVLIKVYPDCRVCAHAPSTASDAEVLEAVKKRARWIYQQLRNFREQLTHITPRQYISGESYYYLGKQYMLKVLEAPEAAPNVKLFRGKLEVTVQKRNPKKVQALIESWYKSRAKEIFAKRLDAVINQTLWVTEQPPLHLRTMKTQWGSCSPNGRLTLNPHLVKAPCECIDYVILHELCHIAEHNHSEQFYRLMKQVMPSWEKVKSRLDGMAASFLNGIQK; via the coding sequence ATGAGTACATTTATTGAGCATAACAAGACCACTACTACGCTAACAAACCGAATGTTAGCGTTTTACTATGGCGATGAGTGTATTACTTTTGAGCGAACAAACCGAGTTAACTCAATACAACGAGTGCTTATTAAAGTATACCCGGACTGCCGGGTATGTGCTCATGCTCCATCTACTGCAAGTGACGCAGAAGTATTAGAGGCCGTTAAAAAGCGAGCCCGCTGGATTTATCAACAATTACGAAACTTCCGTGAACAGTTAACCCATATCACCCCCAGGCAATATATCAGTGGCGAAAGTTATTATTATTTGGGCAAGCAATACATGCTTAAAGTACTAGAAGCACCTGAAGCAGCTCCGAACGTCAAGCTATTTAGAGGCAAGCTTGAAGTTACCGTACAAAAGCGAAACCCTAAAAAGGTTCAGGCTTTAATTGAAAGTTGGTACAAGTCCCGAGCCAAAGAAATATTTGCTAAACGCCTTGACGCAGTTATAAACCAAACCCTATGGGTAACTGAGCAGCCTCCATTACACCTTCGTACCATGAAAACCCAATGGGGTAGTTGCTCTCCTAATGGCCGCTTAACCCTCAACCCTCATCTGGTTAAAGCCCCGTGCGAATGTATCGATTATGTCATACTTCATGAACTCTGCCATATTGCAGAACATAATCACAGCGAACAGTTTTACCGCTTAATGAAACAAGTAATGCCTAGCTGGGAAAAAGTAAAATCCAGATTGGATGGCATGGCAGCTAGTTTTCTTAATGGGATTCAAAAGTAG